CCTCGGTAGTCGGCCGTCGGACAATGGTCTCAAGGGGGGGTGTCACGTAACTCGGACATGGAGCAATCGGTTGAACTGACCGTTCAGGGCGCACGAAAGCGCGACGCAGGACGGGGGATTGCGCGCCTCGCCAGTTCGACGTGTCGCACGCTCGGCGTGTTGAGCGGAGAGACGATCCTTCTCGATGGACCCCGACAGACTGTTACGAAAGTGTGGCCTGGCGGCGATCAGGGTGTAGTTCGTATGGATGCCGATACGCGACAGAACGCAGGTGTGAATATCGGCGATCAGATACGCATCCGTCCGATCGATGTTACTGATGCCAGAAGTGTCAGTATCGAACTTCCGATGGTTCCTGATTCTGATGGAGTCGCATCAGCTCTCAAACACGAGCTACAGGACCGGCCGGTGCGAGCGAACGAACAGGTGTATCTCGAACGGATCGGTGCCCGGGTGACGATCGCCAGTACGACACCGTCGGGGATGGTCCGGATCACCGACGAGACGGCTGTTTCGATCACCACAGAAGAAGGTGAGGACGGTACCGACTGGGCTTCGTCGCGTGAGACCCCCAATCAGCCCATCGAGGAGAGATCGGATCAGGCGACCACGCCGTCCAGTTCGGACCGGATCACCTACGAGGACATCGGGGGGTTGGACGAAGAACTCGAGCAGATCCGTGAGATGATCGAGTTACCCCTGTCCGATCCCGCGCTGTTTCGCCAGCTTGGCGTCGATCCGCCGAAAGGGGTGTTACTGTACGGGCCACCCGGCACCGGGAAAACCCTCATTGCGAAAGCCGTCGCCAACGAGGTGAACGCTCACTTCGAGACGATTTCCGGTCCCGAAATCGTCTCGAAGTACAAAGGCGACACCGAGGAACGCCTGCGCGAAACGTTCGAGGAGGCGGCTCGTCAGGCACCGACGATCGTTTTCATCGATGAGATCGACTCCATCGCCGGTTCGCGCGATGATGAGGCCGATATGGAAAACCGGGTGGTGACGCAGTTGCTGACGCTACTCGATGGAATCGGGTCACAGGAGGAGGTCGTCGTCATCGGGGCGACCAACCGCGTCGATACGCTCGATCCGGCGCTCCGTCGTGGTGGACGGTTCGACCGAGAGATCGAGATCGGGGTGCCCGACGAATCGGGTCGCCGCGAGATCCTCGATGTCCACACGCGTGGGATGCCCCTCGCCGAGGACGTGGATCTCGATCGGTTTGCGACACGGACCCATGGTTTCGTCGGGGCCGACGTTCGGACGCTCGTGACCGAGGCGGCGATGAACGCGCTCCGGCGGTACCGCCATACCGACAGCGAGGCACTGACTGTCACCCGTTCGGATCTGGAAGCTGCGATGGCCGCCGTCGAACCGAGCGCAATGCGAGAGTACGTGGTCGAAACGCCCACGACCACGTTCGACGACGTCGGCGGTCTCGAAGAAGCGAAAGCCACGCTTCGGGAAGCAGTCGAATGGCCGCTCACCTATCACGCGCTGTTCGAGACGACACAAACCGAGCCGCCCTCGGGCGTACTGTTGTACGGTCCACCGGGCACGGGGAAAACGTTGCTCGCGCGCTCACTCGCCGGTGAGAGCGACGTGAACTTCATCCACGTGGCCGGACCAGAGCTCGTCGACAAATACGTCGGTGAATCCGAAAAGGCCCTCCGGGAACTGTTCGAGCGCGCTCGACAGACCGCGCCCACGATCGTCTTCTTCGACGAGATCGATGCGCTCGCTGGCCGTCGTGGAGAGTCAAACGAAGTGACCGAGCGCGTCGTCTCCCAACTGCTGACCGAACTCGACGGGCTAACCGATAACCCCAATCTGATGGTTGTCGCAGCGACGAACCGACGAGAGGCCCTCGATCCCGCGTTGCTCCGTCCTGGCCGGTTAGAATCCCACGTCGAGATCCCACTTCCGGACGTGGACGCACGACGGTCGATTTTCGACGTGCACAGCGACGGGAAACCGTACGCCGACGACGTGGATCTCGACGCGCTCGCCGACGACACCGACGGCTGGTCGGGAGCCGAACTCGAGGCTCTCATCCGGCAGGCCTCGATGCTTGCTATCCGAGACTTCGCGTCCGATCTCGGTCCCGAAGTAGCCACCGAACGCGCCGAAGAGATCACGATTACTACCGAGCATTTCGAGGCGGCACGCGAGCAGGTCCGAACGGAGGCGTGAGCCGCTCGCCGGAAGCTATTTTGACGATGGTAGTGACTTTTTTCTCATGGAGTATCGACGGCTCGGTTCGACGGGACTGGCGGTATCGGAGTTGTGTTTCGGGACGTGGCGGTTCGACCGTGAGACGGGTGGTGTCGTCGAAACGGATCGGACGGCTGCCCACACGTTGCTCGACGCGTTCGCGGATCGGGGCGGGAACTTCATCGACACGGCCAACGTGTATGGGACGCCGTCGGGAACCGCAGAACGATACATCGGGGAATGGCTCGACGAACGCGACCGCGAGGAGTTCGTCATCGCGTCGAAGGTGTACTTTGAGACCGATTCGGATGGCGGACATCCCAACGACGGAGGTCTCTCGCGAACCCACATCCGGAATCAGATCGAAGGAACGCTCGACCGACTCGGCACCGACTACCTCGATCTGTACTACATCCACCGATGGGACGAGGAGACGCCGATCGAGGAGACCCTCTCGACGCTGAACGGACTGGTCGAAGACGGGCGCGTAAACTACCTCGGTGCGAGCACGATGGCCGCGTGGCAGCTCACCAAAGCCCTCTGGAAGAGCGAGAGTAATCACTGGGAGTCCTTTTCCGTCACTCAACCGCTCGCCCACGCCGCCTATTATGAGGATGTCCGAGAGTATCTCGACGTCTGTTCAGACCAGGATCTCGCCGTCTGTCCGTACTCGCCGTTGGCTGGTGGCTTTCTCACCGGCAAGTACGAACGTGTCGATCCCGACGATCCCACGGCGGTGAAAGCACCTGATGGCTCGCGGGGCAGCTTCGACGAGCAGTTCGGCGCGTACTACACCTCAGAGCGGGGCTGGCACGTGCTCGATGCGATCCGCACCGTTGCCCAAGAGGTCGACGCGACACCGGCACAGGTGGCACTGCGCTGGCTGATGGATCAGGAGGCGTTCACGTGCATTCCGATCATCGGCGCGCGATCCGTCGAGCAACTCGATGAAAACGTCGGTGCGACGACCGTCTCGCTGAGCGACGACCAGCGCCAGCGTATTTACGACGCCCGGTTCGACGAAGACGGCGATCTGTGGCACTGACGGACCACGACAACTACGAACGCGCTCAGGACCGAGGTCCGTAAAATACCCGAGTATTCCGGTTCCACTTATTTATGGTATGATTATAATCATTTGATGTGAATACATCAACGTACGACCGATACCGGTCGGCAGTGGCGGGGGAGGCGTTGCCGTTGGCGTATCTCGACCGCGAAGCACTGGACACGAACATCGAGACGACGCGCCAGCGTGCGGGCGAGCTGCCGATCCGAGTCGCCTCCAAGTCGATCCGGTGTCGTGCCGTGTTGGAATACGTCCTCGAACAGTGGGGCTTTCGCGGGATCATGTGTTACACCGGCCGCGAGGCGGTACATCTCGCGTCCCACGGGTTCGAGGATCTGCTCGTCGCCTATCCCGTTTGGCACGCCGCCGAGATCGAGGCGGTGTGTGAGGTGATCGAAGAAGGTTCCTGCGTCGTTCTCACGGTCGATTGTTCCGAACACGTCGATCGCATTGCTGGGATTGCGACCGAGCACGGTGTCGAAGTTCCCCTCTGTTTGGACGTGGACATGTCGACTACCCATTTGGGCATCCATTTCGGCGTGCGGCGTTCGGGGATTCAAACCCCTGAGGCGGCGATCGCGCTTGCGCAGTCGATTTCTGACCGGGAGGGCGTCACGCTCTCCGGAGTGATGGGGTACGAAGCACAGATCGCAGGCCTTTCGGACGACGATCCCTCGAACGATCCGGTGACGAACGCGGTGATTCGCCGTCTGAAACGACGATCGGTTCCCCGTCTCCGCGAGCGTCGCGCGTCGGTAGTGGGGGCCCTCGAACGGGAGGGGTACGAACTGGCGTTCGTCAACGGCGGCGGCACCGGGAGCCTAGAGTCAACTCGGGATGATGCGACAGTAACGGAGCTGACAGTGGGGTCTGGCTTTTATGCGCCTCACCAATTCGATCACTACCGGGGGTTCCAGTACGAGCCAGCCGTGGGATACGCGATCGAAATCACCCGACAGCCCACTGATGACGTGTACACTTGCCGTGGTGGGGGCTACGCTGGGAGTGGTCCACCCGGAGACGGCACAGCACCGATCCCTCACCTCCCATCGGGTGCGTCGTTGCTCGAACGCGAAGGCGCGGGTGAGGTTCAGACGCCCATCAGATACGACGGTTCGATCGATCTCTCGCTCGGCGATCCGATCTTCTTTCGGCACGCGAAAGCCGGCGAGCCCTGTGCCCACTTCGAGCGGTTGTGTGTCGTCGAAGACGGTGAGATCGCCGCCCGACACCCGACCTACCGCGGTGATGGGACGTGTTTCGTATGAGAGAGGAGTCCAGTGCGGGCGTGTGGCACAACTGGTCGGGTTCGGTATCGTGTGAGCCCCACCGCTACTACGAGCCGACGACCGAAGCCGATCTACAGAAGATCGTCGCGCGCCACGCGGGCGATCAAACCATCCGAGTATCGGGGTCAGGACACTCCTTTTCCTCGATCGTTCCGACCGACGACGTGTTGCTTTCGCTCGCCGCCTACACCGGAGTGACGGACATCGACACCGAACGGCAGCGAGCGACGGTTAGAGCCGGCACGCGCTTGGAGGAACTGAACGAGATTCTCGCCACCCACGGGCTCGCGCTGGCGAACATGGGCGACGTCGATCGTCAAACGATCGCCGGCGCGTTGGCGACCGGTACCCACGGAACCGGGATCGATCTCGGGGTGCTCGCCACACAAGCGGTCGGGATCCGGCTCGTCACCGCCGACGGAGAGATCCGGACGCTCACCGCCGCGGACGGCGAGACGTTCCGGGCCGCACAGGTGTCACTCGGCGCGCTCGGCGTCGTCAGCGAGATCACGCTCGAACTCCAGCGCGCGTACCGCCTGCGAGAACGGACGTGGACCGCCCCGTTGGCCGAGGTGCTTGACCGAGTCGACGAACTGCGCGAAACCCACCGACATTTCGAGTTCTTCTGGTTCCCCCACACGGAGACCGCGCTCGTGAAAACGCTCGATCGGACCACTGATTCGCCGACTCGTTCGGTTCCGTTCGACGCGGATGAGTACCTCGAAAACGCCGCGTGGGGATCTCTGTGTCGGCTCTCCGCCATCGTTCCCGACGCCTCGCCACAGCTCGCCCGGCTCGCGGCGGCGACCCTCTCGGACGGCGAGACGGTCGGACCCAGCCACGAGGTGTTTCCCACTCAACGGAGCGTTCGGTTCAACGAGATCGAGTACGGCGTTCCAGCGGATTTGGGTGGTGATGTCGTGCGCTCGATCCGGGACCATCTCGCCGGCGACGGGCAGGATATCCTGTTTCCGATCGAATTCCGCTACACGCAGGGCGACGAGATCCCGCTCAGCCCGGCCTACGGACGGGATTCGGCGTTCATCGCTGTTCATACCTACCACCGCAAGCCCCACCGAGAGTATTTCGAGGCGTGTGAGACCATCTTCGAAGAGCACGACGGCCGTCCCCACTGGGGAAAGATGCACACCGTCGATCCCGAACGACTCCGATCGTGTTATCCCGAGTGGGACACGTTCCAAACCGTCCGGCGCTCGCTCGATCCCGAGGGCACGTTTTGCAACCAACGCCTTCGGCAGCTGTTCGACGTGTAGTCCACGCTACAGTCAAAAATGGGGACGAGTACGATTACTCTTCGAGGACTTCGACCCCAATCTCCCGGTTCCGCATGATCGTCACAATCTTGGAAGGAATGACCGATGGATCGACGTTCGATTCGTTCGAGAGGTATGCGAGATGCATACAGATTTGCTCCAATCGGACGTAGCCGGTCGACGTTGTGATTCGATCGCTGTCGACCCCGGTCACGACTTCTACGTCCCTGTTCTTCCCGTCCTGGGATGAAGTACAGACGAACAGAGAATCGTGATCCCCGTTCTCAAGGATTTCGATGGCTCGTTGCTTGGCTCTCTCATATTCGTGGCTCATGGTTTCATCCTGTTTCCGTAGTCGACACAGACCGTGTCTTTTACAGCATTCTCTCCGCTCCGACGACGGCTGTGGAGTGAGTACTTCAATAGCTCTCGGAACTCATTCCACGAGACACACCAGTTTCGGTGGCTCGCGGTCGATACTACTTTTTCGTATGACGTTGTAATCGTCATTGCTGTCTTTAGTGGAGGCAGAATCAGTCTCGGTGTTCGTACCACCGGGATTTCTTCCGAACGAAAGATCCATCGACTGAATTTCCGCCTCAAATTCTGTATCACATCCATCAAATAAAAATATTGCTATGAAGCAAGAACCCAGTATCCAGTCAGTACTTCACACTACGGATAAAAATGACAGTATGACCCGAAGTGATGAGGACTACATCGAAGCCGTCAAAAAACATTCTCCTGCTTCGACACGAGAGGTTGCGGAGGAAGTCGGTGTAACCCGCCAAGGCGCGGATTATCGGCTCCGAAAACTCGAATCAGAGGGGCAGGTACGAAGCGAACGGATCGGTAACTCACTTGCGTGGTTTCTGTCGAAATAGCTTTCACTATCAAAACCGATTTCGCGCCTCTCAAAGCGCTCTCATTGACCTGTAGTATCCCGCCAGACCTAAGAAAACTCGGTTCGAACCATCATTCTGCTATGTGCGGTGCATAGCATCGAAGGGCTTGATCCTTCCAGCGGGCAAGCCCTTCTTCTCTCGGATACTGCCTTTAGTGGAGACACGACAGCAACGGTGATGGATTCCAAATCACCCAGCAACTATCTCTCCGAGTGATGCTATGCAGCAAAAGGTGTGATACCAATTCACTTTATAGTTGCGGTTGGCTATCTATTCGTCCGAACGATCTCGCCGGGGACTCTTCCAAACTATCCGACGCTCGCTCGGTCCCGCATCTATTTCTTCCGTGAGGTGTGACCGTTTGGAGTATGACAGAGATCACGACGGAGCTGACGGAACTGTTCGATCTCGACGTGCCGATCGTGCAGGCTCCGATCGGGAGCGCGACGTGTCCGGCGCTCGCCAGCGCGGTGGCGAACGCCGGCGGGCTGGGAATGCTCGCGCTCACGTGGCGGACACCCACTGAAGCCCGTGCGTGCCTGTCGGAAACGGCACAGAGGACCGACGAGACGGGGACAGTGGGAGTGAACATCGTTCTCGACGAGGAGTCGAAGACGATCCCGACCGAGGAGCACCTCGAGGTGTGCGCCGAGCAGTCGGTCGACGTCGTGTCCTTTTCGTTCGGAGACGCTGCCCGGTACGTCGATCGGGTGCACGAGTTCGGGGCCACTGTGATGCAAACCGTCGGCTCAGCGGAAGCGGCCCGCTCGGCGGTCGATGCCGGCGTGGACGTCGTCGTCGCCCAGGGGTGGGAAGCGGGCGGGCACGTCCAAAGCGAGGTGGCGACGCTCCCGTTGGTGCCCCGCGTCGTGGATGGAGTGCCCGAAACGCCGGTGATCGCCGCGGGCGGGATCGGCGACGGTCGCACCATCGCGGCGGTTTTGGCGCTGGGTGCGGCTGGTGCGTGGCTCGGAACGCGATTCGTTGCGACGGCGGAGGCCCGCGTCCACGACCGCTACCGTGAGCGGGTGATCGACGCCGAAGAGACCGACACCGCCCACTCGACGCTGTTCGATCAGGGGTGGCCGGACGTTCCACACCGCGTTCTCGAAAACGACACCGTCGATCGGTGGCGCGCTGCTGGAAAACCGGCAACTGACCGTCCCGGTGAGAGCGATCGCGTGGCTACCACCCCGGCTGGCGAACCGATCGAGCGATACGCTGATGTCCTCGCGCTCCCCGACACTACGGGCGATGTCACGGAACTCCCGTTGTACGCCGGCCAAAGCGTCGGTCTCATCGACGGCCATCCCACCGCGTCGTCGGTGGTCGAGGCGTTGATCAGCGAAACTAACGATGCGCTCGACCGGGCAGCGTCGAGCGCTCGCTCGTCA
The sequence above is drawn from the Halocatena salina genome and encodes:
- a CDS encoding aldo/keto reductase yields the protein MEYRRLGSTGLAVSELCFGTWRFDRETGGVVETDRTAAHTLLDAFADRGGNFIDTANVYGTPSGTAERYIGEWLDERDREEFVIASKVYFETDSDGGHPNDGGLSRTHIRNQIEGTLDRLGTDYLDLYYIHRWDEETPIEETLSTLNGLVEDGRVNYLGASTMAAWQLTKALWKSESNHWESFSVTQPLAHAAYYEDVREYLDVCSDQDLAVCPYSPLAGGFLTGKYERVDPDDPTAVKAPDGSRGSFDEQFGAYYTSERGWHVLDAIRTVAQEVDATPAQVALRWLMDQEAFTCIPIIGARSVEQLDENVGATTVSLSDDQRQRIYDARFDEDGDLWH
- a CDS encoding winged helix-turn-helix transcriptional regulator gives rise to the protein MTRSDEDYIEAVKKHSPASTREVAEEVGVTRQGADYRLRKLESEGQVRSERIGNSLAWFLSK
- a CDS encoding amino acid deaminase/aldolase is translated as MNTSTYDRYRSAVAGEALPLAYLDREALDTNIETTRQRAGELPIRVASKSIRCRAVLEYVLEQWGFRGIMCYTGREAVHLASHGFEDLLVAYPVWHAAEIEAVCEVIEEGSCVVLTVDCSEHVDRIAGIATEHGVEVPLCLDVDMSTTHLGIHFGVRRSGIQTPEAAIALAQSISDREGVTLSGVMGYEAQIAGLSDDDPSNDPVTNAVIRRLKRRSVPRLRERRASVVGALEREGYELAFVNGGGTGSLESTRDDATVTELTVGSGFYAPHQFDHYRGFQYEPAVGYAIEITRQPTDDVYTCRGGGYAGSGPPGDGTAPIPHLPSGASLLEREGAGEVQTPIRYDGSIDLSLGDPIFFRHAKAGEPCAHFERLCVVEDGEIAARHPTYRGDGTCFV
- a CDS encoding D-arabinono-1,4-lactone oxidase; translation: MREESSAGVWHNWSGSVSCEPHRYYEPTTEADLQKIVARHAGDQTIRVSGSGHSFSSIVPTDDVLLSLAAYTGVTDIDTERQRATVRAGTRLEELNEILATHGLALANMGDVDRQTIAGALATGTHGTGIDLGVLATQAVGIRLVTADGEIRTLTAADGETFRAAQVSLGALGVVSEITLELQRAYRLRERTWTAPLAEVLDRVDELRETHRHFEFFWFPHTETALVKTLDRTTDSPTRSVPFDADEYLENAAWGSLCRLSAIVPDASPQLARLAAATLSDGETVGPSHEVFPTQRSVRFNEIEYGVPADLGGDVVRSIRDHLAGDGQDILFPIEFRYTQGDEIPLSPAYGRDSAFIAVHTYHRKPHREYFEACETIFEEHDGRPHWGKMHTVDPERLRSCYPEWDTFQTVRRSLDPEGTFCNQRLRQLFDV
- a CDS encoding AAA family ATPase, which translates into the protein MEQSVELTVQGARKRDAGRGIARLASSTCRTLGVLSGETILLDGPRQTVTKVWPGGDQGVVRMDADTRQNAGVNIGDQIRIRPIDVTDARSVSIELPMVPDSDGVASALKHELQDRPVRANEQVYLERIGARVTIASTTPSGMVRITDETAVSITTEEGEDGTDWASSRETPNQPIEERSDQATTPSSSDRITYEDIGGLDEELEQIREMIELPLSDPALFRQLGVDPPKGVLLYGPPGTGKTLIAKAVANEVNAHFETISGPEIVSKYKGDTEERLRETFEEAARQAPTIVFIDEIDSIAGSRDDEADMENRVVTQLLTLLDGIGSQEEVVVIGATNRVDTLDPALRRGGRFDREIEIGVPDESGRREILDVHTRGMPLAEDVDLDRFATRTHGFVGADVRTLVTEAAMNALRRYRHTDSEALTVTRSDLEAAMAAVEPSAMREYVVETPTTTFDDVGGLEEAKATLREAVEWPLTYHALFETTQTEPPSGVLLYGPPGTGKTLLARSLAGESDVNFIHVAGPELVDKYVGESEKALRELFERARQTAPTIVFFDEIDALAGRRGESNEVTERVVSQLLTELDGLTDNPNLMVVAATNRREALDPALLRPGRLESHVEIPLPDVDARRSIFDVHSDGKPYADDVDLDALADDTDGWSGAELEALIRQASMLAIRDFASDLGPEVATERAEEITITTEHFEAAREQVRTEA
- a CDS encoding NAD(P)H-dependent flavin oxidoreductase, whose amino-acid sequence is MTEITTELTELFDLDVPIVQAPIGSATCPALASAVANAGGLGMLALTWRTPTEARACLSETAQRTDETGTVGVNIVLDEESKTIPTEEHLEVCAEQSVDVVSFSFGDAARYVDRVHEFGATVMQTVGSAEAARSAVDAGVDVVVAQGWEAGGHVQSEVATLPLVPRVVDGVPETPVIAAGGIGDGRTIAAVLALGAAGAWLGTRFVATAEARVHDRYRERVIDAEETDTAHSTLFDQGWPDVPHRVLENDTVDRWRAAGKPATDRPGESDRVATTPAGEPIERYADVLALPDTTGDVTELPLYAGQSVGLIDGHPTASSVVEALISETNDALDRAASSARSSH